In Lentilactobacillus sp. SPB1-3, the sequence CAACTTTTCGTTTGGCATCTCAAAAAGTTTGAATTTTAATGTAGAACTTCCAGCATTAATAGCAATCGATTTTCCCATAATAGTAATTACTCCTCAATTTTATTTGGACATATTATTTTTACGCCACTCATCAATTTCAGTAAGGAAATTTTGAACTCCCTTAGCGTCTTTGAATGACGGAAATTCACCTAACATAACTGGTTCAGCCTGCTTAGCATCGCCACCGACCTTCTGCAAAATTAAAATCGACTTTTGAGCCGTTTCGTTTGCAAATAAATCCTTTGGTAGATTAAGCAATCCCTGTAAATAAACTTTGCCTTGCATCCATTTTAGCAAAGATTTGGCTTCATCGGACTTAAATATTGCAGATGGAACGAGAAAAATTCCCACTCCACCATCCGCTAGATGATTTGCTGCCATCTCAAGAAACAAATGATGAACGAAAGAATGGCCTTTTTCTGCCTTTGTTTCGAAATTAGCAACATTTTCATCAATTGGATAATAGCCGATTGGTAAATCTGAAACAATTAGATCTACCTTGGGAACCATCACGTCGGTGATTGCATCTTCGTGATACAAGTCAGCTTGAATCTGTTGAAGCTCAAATGAACTGGCAGCAATTTCAAACATGGCATCATCATTTTCTAATCCATAGGGATGAGCTTCAACATTAATATTGTTGGTTAGGCCATTGATTACAGTAGTTAATAAGTTTCCTGTTCCCATTGCTGGATCCAGGATACTAAGGGACTGGCGATTTTCTAATAATCCAGAAGCGATATAACTTACTACGTCACCAATTGTATCTGGAGTTAACTGATAATTAGCTTGCAATTGATCCGCCTTTGAAACTTTCAAAATCATCATTTGCAAAGCCTTACGCATCGTATTCGGTTCGTATTCGATTTGATCAAACTTATCGATTTCGGTCTGAATTCTCTTTGCATCAGCATCACTGATTTCTCCACCTTGAGGAGAACCATCAAGAATATCACCCAATGCTTCTATCAGCGCATCCACCGATGACGAATCTCTGGTATTTTTTACAATTCCAGTAATCGTATCGAACACATTAAAAATTTTGGTAATCTGTTCATCACTCAGCTTACTCAGCCCCTTTTCACAAGTATTTGTACTGTTAAATACTACCAGAAAAGGGGTATGAAATTCAAGATAGATATTAGTTCACAAAGTCTATTTTAACGGTAACTTTCGACTAATTCGCCGATATTGCTATGTTGATGATAAAAACCCGTTACTTGAATAATTAAACAGAAAGTGATGATAGTGGCAAATATAATTGCGACGACCGTTAAATAACCTGATTGCTGTTCATTTCTTTGAAGAAACCAAAGCTCGATATCTCTCACCATTTTCAAAAATGACCGTAATTTCCGGTCTATCCTTTGCCTTGCTGAATTCAATTTTCTTAACATTTTGAACGAGCGGAATGTATCCATTAGTTTCACCTGCTAACGTGACGATGTTTTTAACTTTTTTAATCCGATAATACTTGTTATTCGATTTACTATCTAACAAAATTCCTTGTTTCTTTGGATTCTCAAATTTGAATTTAAATTTGTCATTTTCTATCAAACTAATAAATCTATAAAAAGAAATTTGCTGATAGTTCGCGGGGGTGTTCACAATTTTTAAATTCCACAACAAAATACCAAAACTAAATATGATAATTGCCATACTAACAATTGTTTCAGCAAGTAAAAAACCACCGCTATGGTTTCTTATTTTTGGCATTCGCCACCACCTCATATTTAATTCGACTTTGCTCTAAACGAAGATGGTCTTGGACATTTTGTTGATATATTTCATGACTGATCATTAGGTACAAACTACTGAATAAAGTTATGATAGTTAATCCTATCAATGAATCAATCAAGGTAAATCCTGATAGATTATTTTTCCTCAATAACGAAGCCTCCCCAACCCAATTGAATTTTTTGTTTATACACAACTTGATTAAAATCATTTAACCAGCGAATACTTTGTGGACTTGAAAAGCCACTATCTGTAATGATAATTTCCTTATGGTTATTAGGATGAATAGTCGGGGGATACCTAATTTTAAAGCCATCTGTTTTAGAACGATATTCGTAAAAATGAATTTCATTTTTATCACTTTCAATTGAAATTTTAGTCATCGAATGCTTAAGCAAACAATGATTTTGCACAGTTTTAAAACATCGATTATATTCTTCAAAAAATACTCGTTCAGATAATTTTCTCTGACGTAACGCGGTCCCAAAACTAATAGTCAATCCAAGAATTAGTGAAGTCACCATTAACACCACAACACTCTCCGCCACGGTAAATCCCGACCTATTTAACAACTTCATTGTTCTTAATTTCAATTCCACTTGCTTGGGCTTCTTTTAGCTGCTTTTGACTAAGGTAGCCTTTTTTCTGTAAATCAATCAAAGTAACTTTAGATTGATTGGGAAACTCGGTCTCGTACGCATCAAATTGAGATTGAACCACGGATACCATGGCATTTGCATGAATCCCTTGTGCATGTTTACGTTGGTTAGATAAATTGGGGATGATAATTAAAATCAACAGCGAAATTATAAAAAGAACTATTGTCATCTCAATCAACGTAAATCCGCCTGCTTGTTTCTTGATTTTATTGTTTAAAATTGTCTTTTTCATTCTTAATAAATCTCCTTCAATGAGCCATAAATCGGCATCAATAGTTGGTAATATGCCAATACAATTGCTACACCAATGGCGCAAAACATTACAGGCTGCACCAAGTTGATCAATCGGTCGACTCTTCTCGAAAATTCCTCAAAATGCTTCTGGGAATAAGCGTTCATTGATTGGGCAATTTGTGGGGTCGTTAAGCCAGTATTAAAAAAATTGATCATCTCTTTTGAAATAAAGGCATATTTTGACACAACGATCTTGATGTCTACACCATCAACCAATTCTCGGTTTAACGAGGTACCTAAATTGTGTAGCAATGAATTCCTTTCAAAGGTGTTTAACAATTCAATAATTTCTTTACTAGGTAGACCATTTCTTAACATAACAGCCAAATTACCAGCTAAATAATAATTTATATATGACTGCATTACTTGACCCACCAACGGAAATCGAATTAAAATCGCCATCTTTTGAATCTTAGTTTTTTGCTTAACCTCATATGCTGCAGTTCCAAGTATTATCAAGAACATAAAAATCACACACCATGTAAATAAATTATGTGAATCCACTGAAGTATTGGTAGTAGCGATTTCGGAAACACTTGGCATAATCACGACTTTAATTCCCACGACTAATAACGTGAGCATACCCAATAAAAAGAATGGATAAAGCAGAATTTCTTGAATTTTTTTCATTTGTCGTTGTCTTGCTTCAAAGAACCGACCTAGTTCGGTCAAAGTTACCGACAGTTGCCCATGACGTTCAGCCACCATAAGTTGTTGATATGTTTCCACGTCAATAAAAGGTCTAACACTGAGTGCAAACTGCATCCCATTAGACAAATCATTTGCAATTTGACTGACTGCCTTAGCAAGTTTAGGCTCCGTCTCAACCGTGAATTCAAGAGCATGATCAAGTGAAAAACCTGAAGCAATTAAATTCCCGACATTTTTGAAGAAATAAGCTTTGGTATTAATCGGCCACTTATCCGAATTCATAGCGTTCAGCTTCCACATCAGTGATTTCACCATTTGTGACCCCCTGTTTTAAATACATTTGCCACTCATGCCAATCGTAACTAAGATGCTTTAGTTCCTTGGCAGAATGACTGATTAATAAACCTTGCTTTGCACCATCAACTGTCTCCAATATTCTTTGATATGCAACTCCAGTTAGAGCCTGATCAATAAATTGCTGCTCAATTCCAAGATTTTGTAACCGCTGAATAACCCCAGTTGGACTTTGGGAATGAACCGTTGTAAGTACTAAATGTCCTGATAAAGCGGCTTGAATCGCCGCGTTTGCGGTCTGATTATCTCTGATTTCACCAACAATAAATACGTCCGGTCTATGACGAAGTCCCACTTTTATTAATTCAGAATAATTTAATCCAGCGGCCTCATTTATTTGAAGCTGTAAAAAAGATTGATTATTCAACTCAACAGGATCCTCAATTGTCATGATTACCTGTTCTTTGCTCAACTCGGAGGCTAATTTATAGATTGTAGTTGTCTTTCCAGAACCAGTTGGGCCGGCAAATACAATCATTCCCCGCCGATCGCACAAACTGCGAACATTGGAATATTCACATCCATTTAGAAAATGGATATCATCTGACTCGCTGTCATAAATCACCCTCATAACAAGTGATTCATTACCTTCCACATCTCCTACAGTAGACAAACGAATTGGGTATTTTTGCCACATAATTCTTCCCATTTGTGGCCGACGTTTTTCACTAACTACCATCTTGGCAGCATACTTTAAACAGTTAATTATTTGATTTGCATTATTAATATTAACGTTGTCATATCCGGTCAAACCGTGGCTAGTACGCATTGCTATCCGATATTCTTGACCTTCACAAAGAAAATAAATGTCAGAACTTTTCTTTTCAGTGGCGATCGTTAACATGTTTTCAATATATTTTTCAATTTCCATAAAATTCACCTCGCAACAGTTAATTACGTAATTTCATGAAAAAAACAACAAAAAAAGCCAACCTTTTTCAAGGTTGGCTAAAAATATATATTTTTTATTCTTCTGATTCAGGCAAAACGGCTGCTTCATAAACGTCTTGCACATCATCATTGTCTTCAAGCTCGTCGATCAAACCAGTGTATTGTGAAATCTTATCTGCAGGAACTTCAGTAGTTGTTTCTGGGAACAAACGAACTTCTGCAGTTTCCAAATTGTAACCTTTGGCTTGAAGTGCATCACGAGCACTTGCTAAAGATTGTGAGTCAGTGAAGATTTCAAACATGTCATCAGTAGTTTGCATGTCATCAGCACCAGCATCTAAGGCGTCCATTAACATAGTGTCTTCATCAGTATCAAGGTCTTCACGAAGGATTTCAATAATTCCCTTACGATCGAACATATATGAAACCGAACCACTAGCACCAAGAGAACCACCATGATGAGTGAATGCTGAACGAACAGCAGCTGCAGTACGGTTCTTGTTATCTGTCAATGCAGAAACCATGATTGCAGTACCGCCTGGTCCATATCCTTCATAAGTGATTTCTTCGAACTTAGCTCCACCAACACCTGATGCCTTATCAATAGCGCGTTGAACGTTATCTTTAGGCATGTTAGCTGCACGAGCTTTGTCCATTACCAAACGAAGTTGTGGGTTATTGTCTGGATCAGGATCACCTGCTTTAGCGGCTTGGTACAAGTCACGAGAAATCTTTTGGAAAATTTTTCCACGTTTTGCATCCTGAGCGTTTTTACGACCTTGAATATTATGCCATTTTGAATGTCCTGACATTTCCTTAACAACTCTTTTCTAAAATTAATTTAGTTACTGTTTACATACCCTATGAGTTTACCAAATTAAGCGCCCCGTTTCAAGGACACCAGTTAATTAGTCTCTTTCCTACGGTATTTATTAGTCAATTACGTTTTCATGACTGATAAAACTCGCAATTAACTTACCCATGTAACCAGGTGATTCTTTCATCCCTCTATGCAACCAATTTAAAGACAGATTAATGACAGCACCACTCATAAAATCATTCCAATAATCTTGATTCATTCTACTGATTTCATCGGTATAACTACCTGTAATACCAACCTTTGAACCAAAATAGTAACAAAAAATCTTCAGGTTCAACCGGCATTTCACAAAACCAAAAAGATCAAATCATTCAAAAACAATATAACAAAGTGATTGCCAATCAAAAGCGACCATTATCTGCCACTATAAAGAACAGCATTCATAAGCAAATTACCACCTCTGTGACTAAAGAAATCAATAATCAAAACAAATTGATCAATCAGATTATTCATTATGTTCAGGTGACAAGTCATAATGAATTAACCCATGCGTTCATCCGACCATATCAATTGGCAATTCCATTTTTGGTCTTGCAAGCTTGATTAGCCTACTTTTTTACAAGAAAAGGATTTAAAAATAAAAACGCAGCTCAGATAAATAAGCTGCGTTTTTTAGTATCAATCTTTATTTAGTTGAATCACGTTTCATCAAACCATAAGGCAAAATCACGTTTTTATCATCAATCGGTTCATCATTCATCAATTTAGTTAACAAACGCATTGCAACCGCACCAATATCATAAAGTGGCTGTGTGATTGATGACATCTTAGGTCTAACCATTTCAGTTAGCTTAGTATCGTTACTAGTGATAACTTCAAAGTCGCTAGGTACATTAACACCTGCATCAGTCATACCATTCACAATTCCGGCAGCCAATTCATCATCAGTCACCATAGCAGCAGTAGCTTTTGCTGATGCCAAAGCGGGCTGTAAAAGGGTTCCAGTTTTGTATGAACTATCAGTTTCAAAAACTAACTTATCATCAAATGGAATGCCAACTTCTTTAAGTGCTTGCTTGTATCCTTTCAATCGATACTTACTGTTGATTGGTTGACTTAATGGTCCACAAACAAACGCAACCCGTTTGTTGCCTCGGTCAATCAAGCTCTTAACTTCTTCTTGAACAGCGGCAGCATAATCAATATTCACGCTGGGTTGAATTTGTTCTTCATCGATCGAACCTGCTAATACGATTGGTGTTTTAGTACGTTTGAATTCTTCTCTTAATTCTTCGGTGATATTATTACCCATGAAAATAATTCCATCAACCTGTTTAGATAAAAGCGTGTTTAAAACAGTAACTTCTTTTTCACCATTCGAATCTGAACTGGTTAAAATGATGTTGTACTTATACATAGTAGCAACATCATCAATTCCTCGAGCAAGTGCAGAGAAGTACAGATTAGTTACATCCGGCATAATTACACCGACAGTTGTCGTCTTTTTACTTGCCAAGCCACGAGCAACGGCGTTGGGACGGTAGTCTAGTTTATCGATAACATCCAAGACTTTTTTTCTAGTAGCTGGTTTTACGTTGTTATTCCCGTTAACAACACGAGAAACCGTCGCCATTGACACATTGGCTTCACGAGCAACGTCATAAATTGTTACAGTTTGTTTATCCATAAGTGATAGCCCTTCCTTTGAAGACACAATATGTTTTCATTTGTTTTCAAAACATTATCAAATATAACAAAATTTTTCTCTCATAGCAATTTGAAAACGTTTTCATTATAAATGATAAACTAAGATTGATATTTTTTCAAGAGGAATAGCCATCCCCTATTTTCACGTATGCTATACTGAAATCACTATATATAAGGGAGTGTTTTGATTGAGCAAGATTGAACAAATACAAAATTGGCTTTCAGATAATCATAATTCTGCAGCTTTGATCACTGATCCTAAAACAATTCAATACTTGACTGGATTCTACAGTGACCCAGTTGAACGAGTATTGATGATGGTTGTTTTTAGAGATAGCGATCCATTCATTTTTGGGCCTGCCCTAGAAGTTGAAGCTATTAAGGATACTGGTTTCACAGGTCCTGTATATGGTTACTTAGATCATGAAAATCCTTGGAAAATGATTGCCGATCAAATTGACAGCCGAAAACTCAATGAAAAAGATTTCGCCATTGAAAAAACAGCTTTAACAGTTGATAGATTTGAACAACTCAAAAAAGTGTTGTCAACTGCATCATTTACAAACGATATTACCCCATTTATTGAAAAAATGCGGTTGATTAAATCAGATGATGAAATTGAAAAATTAAACGTCGCTGGAGAATGGGCCGACTTCGCTTTCAAAGTTGGTTTTGAAGCCGTGAAAAAAGGTGTTCCAGAATCAGCTGTTGCTGCTGAACTCGAATACGCATTAAAGAAAAAAGGTATTATGGAAATGAGTTTTGATACCTTAATTCAAGCCGGTGCCCATGCTGCTGAACCTCATGGAGCTACATCAGGTAATTTGATCAGCGACAATCAGCTTGTACTTTTTGATCTTGGAACCGTTTGGGAAGGTTACATCAGTGATGCTTCAAGAACTGTTGCGGTTGGTAAACCCGACGATAAATCAATGGATATTTATAATGTTTGTCTTGAAGCACAATTAACAGCGCAAGATGCTGCCAAGCCAGGAATCACAGCGGCTGAACTTGACAAAGTTGCTCGAGACGTAATCGATAAGGCCGGCTACGGTGAATACTTTATTCATCGACTTGGCCATGGAATGGGTATGAGCGAACACGAATTTCCTTCAATCATGGAAGGAAACGACATGGTCCTTCAAACAGGTATGTGTTTCTCAATTGAACCAGGAATTTATATTCCAAATGTTGCAGGTGTCAGAATTGAAGACTGTGTTCACATCACAGATTCTGGTTGTGAACCATTTACTCACACTACTAAAGAATTACAATACGTGGATTAATCATTTAAAAAAAGCAGTTTAGAAAATTAATTTTCTAAACTGCTTTTTTGTTCGTTATTATTAAAATACAGTGACTGTCCCATCAGGATAGATCATAACAGTATCTGTCAATTCATAACCATCACTATCATCAAAAACCTCTTTAGGATCAACGACAATATCAACTTGACTGTCATCTTCGTCAAAATCGTCATTGGTCTGGTTATTCTTAAAAGAATCCATGGTTGTCTTTGCTTTTTGGGAAGACTGTTTCATTTGTTCAGAAATTATCTCGCGTGCATCATAGATTGCATCTTCAGCATAAAATGCGTAGTCGACTGCACAATCTCTTAAATCTTCTGCACGATTCTTAATTTCTTGTTTAAGTTGTTTTTTATTATCTTCATCTAATCTCTGATAAGCGGCGTAAATTCCGGCACCAAGTAATCCAGCAAAGATTCCGCCAGTAAATTTCTTTCCCATACCATCAACCCCTAGTCTGTATTTTTACTACTTTTACGATTTCTAAATGCCTTCCATGCGGCCTTAGAGAAAGCCCCAGCAACACCAGCCTTAGCGGTTGAACTACCAGAACTCTTAACTCTTTGAGTAAGGTTTTTAGTAGCTTCATTAAGATCTGAAACACTTTCACCTAAATCGGCAGCTGCCTGAAATACTGGCGTAGTTATATTCAATTTTTCATCAATATCCTTCACCAAAGTATTTGATGTTGCCATGATTTTATCAGTTTGCTTAGCAATAACATCAACGTTACTGGTAACCGATTTTATTGTTACATTTACTTCTGAAATTGTTCTTGCAATCTTCATTAAGAACAAACCAATAAAAAGTACTAATAATAAAAATGCGACTGCAGCGATTAAGCCTGCAATTTGCCCTGCTGTCATAATGGGTCCTCCTTATACGACGATTTACATTTAGAATAGCATTAGGCCAATAAAATAACAATGAAATTGTCTAAAACTGTATTTAAAATTAGCACTTCATTTGTTACGATTAAGAATGAATATCATAATTAAGGATGGTTAACTTTGAAAACATTTAATCAGTTAGTATCTCAACATAAATTTCCCAATATTGGTAAATACTTTGACTGGGACAAAATTTTAGATTCCATCATAAAAAACACGCTTCTCATTATAATTGTTATTATATTTTTATTGATAATCAATCGCATTGGCAAAGCCACCATTCACCATCTATTTAAACAGTATCGAAAGAGATACTCTCAAAATGTCACAGAAAAACGAATTTTAACATTTCAGACATTATCATTAAACGCTTTTTCATATATAATTTGGTTTCTACTATTTTATTGGATACTATCAATTATTGGTATTCCTGTTGGAACTTTAATTGCCAGTGCTGGAATATTTTCTTTAGCAATTGGTCTTGGTGCTCAAGGATTCGTGACAGATATCGTTAGTGGATTCTTTATCTTGCTCGAAAAACAAATCGAGGTTGGCGAATACGTTAATATCAACAATGTTCAAGGCACAGTTAGTGCAGTCGGGATCAGAACGACTCAAGTAATTGCTGATGATGGTACCTTGAATTTTATACCAAATCGAAGCATTCAAACCATTGCCAACATGTCACGAAACAACATGGTGGCAAAAATTCAAATTCAAATCACACCAGAGACTGACATCAATAAAGCTATTTCATTGATTGAAGAGGTTAATCAAAAACAAGCCAAAAATTACCCAGATATTGTCAGTGACCCCACGGTTGTTGGAGTTGTGTCCTTACCCAACAACCAGCTTGCTATTCAAATCAATATGACTACTAAAAACGGGGCTCAATACCATATCCAACATGATTTTCTGGGATTATATCTACAATTACTACGTGAAAACGACATTAAGCTTGGAACGAGTCCAATCAATTATAAATAAAATAAAAAGCATTACCCAAAAATGGGTAATGCTTTTTATTTTCCAGAACTGGCTTCATCCTCATTCCGGTTGTACGCCGGCAAAGCAACATAATTATCAGTAAAGTTATGAGTTAGATAATTAAACTGTTTCATAATCTCTCTTCTAGTACAGATTCCGAGAAACTTATTGTTGTCATCTACTACCGGCAAGAAATTTTCATCTTCTAAATAATGCATAATTATTTCGATATCATCAGGATCTTTCACTACCGGGACACCGGTTTGCATAACATCCTTAACTAGTAAATCATGAAGTGGTTCACTTGATATCTCTTCGTTGGTCAACATCTTTTCGGTAATCATCTGCAAAGATAGCATCCCTTTAAACTGATTATCATTATTCAATACTGGAATCTTAGCGTATTTTACTTTGGTAAGTACTAAGAAGCTATGACTAAGTTTGGCGTTTTCATTCACAGTGGCCACTAAGTCAGCATCGATCATTGGCTGTCGCTCACTCTTCCTTAAAACAGCTTCAATTGGCTTATCAATCATTAATATAAACTCCTTTATAAATCACGACGGTCAAACTGAAAATGCAAATCTGGAACTAAATGCATCTCACGATTATAGTAATCTACAACAAATTCTTTTGGCGTAATTTCGATGGTACAGAACGTCCCACCAATACTTTGAAATTCTCCTCGAGGTTGAGAAATACTTCCGGGATTAACCAGCAACACTCCTGAGCTAGCAGTACACATTAACTGATGAGTATGGCCAAACAAAACTAAGCCAGCACCTTTTGCCTCAGCAGTTAAAACTAAATTCAAGAAACTCGAGTTAACATTTTTTAGATGGCCATGGGTTTGATAAATAGTGACATCATCTAATGGGACGAGTCTCTCGATTGGAAAATCCTCGAAGTCCATATTACCCTTAACTACCAAGAACTGGTCTACCAGGTCAGATTCCTTGGATAATTCTGAATCTCCGCAGTGAAAAAAATAATCAACTTGTCCCACAAATTCAGCGTGAATATCTCTTAAAATCTGTTGATCACCGTGATTATCACTGACAACTAAAATTTTGTTCATGACCAAGCCTCATCTAATTTAGCAACTAATTGCTTGATGGCCCGACCACGATGACTAATCATGTTTTTCTCGTCAACCGTCATCTCAGCCATTGATTTTTGACTATCAGGAACCAAGAAATAAGGATCATATCCAAATCCGTTGTCCCCTCTTGCCTCCGTAAGTATTTGGCCATTCACGATACCTTCAGCCGTCATCTTATCACCTTCCGGAGATAAATATACCAAGACAGTCTTAAAATAAGCTGAACGATCTTTGCCTTTTAATTCACGCATTAACTTACTATTATTTGCAGCATCGTCGTGATCCCCAGCGTAGCGAGCGGAATGGATCCCTGGCTCTCCATTTAATGAGTCAACAACTAAGCCAGAATCATCAGCAACAACTGGTTTATTAACTACTTTCATAACTGCTCGGGCCTTGATTTCTGCATTCTCTTCAAACGAATTACCATTTTCATTAATTGGTCCAACTTCAGCATAATCGTTAAGAGAACTGATTTTGACATCAAACTTAGATAAAGCAGATTTAATTTCAGAGATTTTATGTTGATTTTGAGAAGCGATAATAATTTCAGTGGGTTTATTCATAGTCTTTCCTCTATTCAAATTAAACAATTATATTCTTAATTGCGTGTCCGTCGTCATTATAACAAATTACAACTCATGAGAAGCGCAGATCAAAAATAATTCACTTTTTTCAAACAATTTTCGAAATTTTTGAGCTTGATACAATCTGAGGGCTCCCATAAATGTTCAGAAAAAAAGAATTGGTAGATAATTCCACCAATTCCTAACTTTATAATTCAATATGATCAGCAGTAATTTTACTTTCCAGAAAATTATCTGCAACTTTAACAAAGTCATCCACGTTGCCTGTTGTATAAAAAGTATCAGCAACATTTTGTTTCAAACTCGTTAGTGCATCTTTTTTAGTTAACAAGTCTGCAACCTGTGTAGCCGTCGCTACTCCAGGATCTACCAACGTTACGCCAGGTAAAGCAGCCGCTACTTCTGCACTGATTACAGGAAAATGAGTACATCCTAAAATCATTGTATCAATATCGGAATCTTTAAATGAACCTAACTGTTGTGAAACCAAATCAAATGAATGAGCACTTCCTGCTTCACCATTTTCTACTAAACTAACAAAATCTGGG encodes:
- the comGA gene encoding competence type IV pilus ATPase ComGA; the protein is MEIEKYIENMLTIATEKKSSDIYFLCEGQEYRIAMRTSHGLTGYDNVNINNANQIINCLKYAAKMVVSEKRRPQMGRIMWQKYPIRLSTVGDVEGNESLVMRVIYDSESDDIHFLNGCEYSNVRSLCDRRGMIVFAGPTGSGKTTTIYKLASELSKEQVIMTIEDPVELNNQSFLQLQINEAAGLNYSELIKVGLRHRPDVFIVGEIRDNQTANAAIQAALSGHLVLTTVHSQSPTGVIQRLQNLGIEQQFIDQALTGVAYQRILETVDGAKQGLLISHSAKELKHLSYDWHEWQMYLKQGVTNGEITDVEAERYEFG
- a CDS encoding type II secretion system F family protein → MVKSLMWKLNAMNSDKWPINTKAYFFKNVGNLIASGFSLDHALEFTVETEPKLAKAVSQIANDLSNGMQFALSVRPFIDVETYQQLMVAERHGQLSVTLTELGRFFEARQRQMKKIQEILLYPFFLLGMLTLLVVGIKVVIMPSVSEIATTNTSVDSHNLFTWCVIFMFLIILGTAAYEVKQKTKIQKMAILIRFPLVGQVMQSYINYYLAGNLAVMLRNGLPSKEIIELLNTFERNSLLHNLGTSLNRELVDGVDIKIVVSKYAFISKEMINFFNTGLTTPQIAQSMNAYSQKHFEEFSRRVDRLINLVQPVMFCAIGVAIVLAYYQLLMPIYGSLKEIY
- the ccpA gene encoding catabolite control protein A; the encoded protein is MDKQTVTIYDVAREANVSMATVSRVVNGNNNVKPATRKKVLDVIDKLDYRPNAVARGLASKKTTTVGVIMPDVTNLYFSALARGIDDVATMYKYNIILTSSDSNGEKEVTVLNTLLSKQVDGIIFMGNNITEELREEFKRTKTPIVLAGSIDEEQIQPSVNIDYAAAVQEEVKSLIDRGNKRVAFVCGPLSQPINSKYRLKGYKQALKEVGIPFDDKLVFETDSSYKTGTLLQPALASAKATAAMVTDDELAAGIVNGMTDAGVNVPSDFEVITSNDTKLTEMVRPKMSSITQPLYDIGAVAMRLLTKLMNDEPIDDKNVILPYGLMKRDSTK
- the comGC gene encoding competence type IV pilus major pilin ComGC, which codes for MKKTILNNKIKKQAGGFTLIEMTIVLFIISLLILIIIPNLSNQRKHAQGIHANAMVSVVQSQFDAYETEFPNQSKVTLIDLQKKGYLSQKQLKEAQASGIEIKNNEVVK
- a CDS encoding M24 family metallopeptidase is translated as MSKIEQIQNWLSDNHNSAALITDPKTIQYLTGFYSDPVERVLMMVVFRDSDPFIFGPALEVEAIKDTGFTGPVYGYLDHENPWKMIADQIDSRKLNEKDFAIEKTALTVDRFEQLKKVLSTASFTNDITPFIEKMRLIKSDDEIEKLNVAGEWADFAFKVGFEAVKKGVPESAVAAELEYALKKKGIMEMSFDTLIQAGAHAAEPHGATSGNLISDNQLVLFDLGTVWEGYISDASRTVAVGKPDDKSMDIYNVCLEAQLTAQDAAKPGITAAELDKVARDVIDKAGYGEYFIHRLGHGMGMSEHEFPSIMEGNDMVLQTGMCFSIEPGIYIPNVAGVRIEDCVHITDSGCEPFTHTTKELQYVD
- a CDS encoding ComGF family competence protein, which produces MPKIRNHSGGFLLAETIVSMAIIIFSFGILLWNLKIVNTPANYQQISFYRFISLIENDKFKFKFENPKKQGILLDSKSNNKYYRIKKVKNIVTLAGETNGYIPLVQNVKKIEFSKAKDRPEITVIFENGERYRALVSSKK
- a CDS encoding DUF948 domain-containing protein produces the protein MTAGQIAGLIAAVAFLLLVLFIGLFLMKIARTISEVNVTIKSVTSNVDVIAKQTDKIMATSNTLVKDIDEKLNITTPVFQAAADLGESVSDLNEATKNLTQRVKSSGSSTAKAGVAGAFSKAAWKAFRNRKSSKNTD
- a CDS encoding class I SAM-dependent methyltransferase, producing the protein MFDTITGIVKNTRDSSSVDALIEALGDILDGSPQGGEISDADAKRIQTEIDKFDQIEYEPNTMRKALQMMILKVSKADQLQANYQLTPDTIGDVVSYIASGLLENRQSLSILDPAMGTGNLLTTVINGLTNNINVEAHPYGLENDDAMFEIAASSFELQQIQADLYHEDAITDVMVPKVDLIVSDLPIGYYPIDENVANFETKAEKGHSFVHHLFLEMAANHLADGGVGIFLVPSAIFKSDEAKSLLKWMQGKVYLQGLLNLPKDLFANETAQKSILILQKVGGDAKQAEPVMLGEFPSFKDAKGVQNFLTEIDEWRKNNMSK
- a CDS encoding type II secretion system protein, which gives rise to MRKNNLSGFTLIDSLIGLTIITLFSSLYLMISHEIYQQNVQDHLRLEQSRIKYEVVANAKNKKP
- a CDS encoding TetR-like C-terminal domain-containing protein is translated as MKCRLNLKIFCYYFGSKVGITGSYTDEISRMNQDYWNDFMSGAVINLSLNWLHRGMKESPGYMGKLIASFISHENVID
- a CDS encoding YtxH domain-containing protein yields the protein MGKKFTGGIFAGLLGAGIYAAYQRLDEDNKKQLKQEIKNRAEDLRDCAVDYAFYAEDAIYDAREIISEQMKQSSQKAKTTMDSFKNNQTNDDFDEDDSQVDIVVDPKEVFDDSDGYELTDTVMIYPDGTVTVF
- a CDS encoding YebC/PmpR family DNA-binding transcriptional regulator gives rise to the protein MSGHSKWHNIQGRKNAQDAKRGKIFQKISRDLYQAAKAGDPDPDNNPQLRLVMDKARAANMPKDNVQRAIDKASGVGGAKFEEITYEGYGPGGTAIMVSALTDNKNRTAAAVRSAFTHHGGSLGASGSVSYMFDRKGIIEILREDLDTDEDTMLMDALDAGADDMQTTDDMFEIFTDSQSLASARDALQAKGYNLETAEVRLFPETTTEVPADKISQYTGLIDELEDNDDVQDVYEAAVLPESEE